The window CAGCCCCAACGAGCGTGAAGATCACGCTCAAGGCGTTGGCGGGGGACTATGCCATCGCGCGCTTGCAGAATGACGCTCCCATTCCGCCCTGGGCTGATGGCGATGGTTTCGTCAGCATAAGCCGCACCGATGACGAGCTATCCATCGTGTGCCTGAGGGAACGTGTTCCTGACGGCACCCAGATCGACGCTGGCTGGACCTGCTTCAAGTTTCAGGGGCCATTCGCCTTCGGTCAGGCTGGCATCGTGCTTTCGGTGGTTCAGCCGCTGTCGACAAATGGCATGGGCATCTTCGTCGTGTCGACCTTCGACGGCGATCATCTGCTCGTGAAGGAAGCCGACGCCGAAAAGGCGCGCTCCACCCTGCTCCGAGCCGGTCATTCGCTGGTCTGAACGAGAGCAGGAGCAACGCTGCACCAACCGTCGCTCTCGACGCGCTTTGACGCAGCGGCGCGATGCCACTGCGTCACCACCGACGGCTGCCCTGTCGCATCGGCTTGATTATTCCGTGTGCAAAGTAGACCCTGCAACCGGCAGGGTCTTTCGGCCATGACGTTCGTGGCCGGTACGCCGGAGCGATGCGATGGAAATCGACGCCTTTCTGCTGTCCCGCATCCAGTTCGCCTTCACGATTTCCTTCCACATCGTCTTCCCGGCCTTCACGATCGGGCTGTCGGCCTATATCGCGACGCTGCTTGGCCTGTGGCTGAAGACCGGCGACCAGAAGTTCCATCTCCTCGCCCGCTTCTGGACCAAGATCTTCGCGGTCTCCTTCGCCATGGGCGTGGTCTCCGGCATCGTGCTCTCCTACCAGTTCGGCACGAACTGGAGCCGGTTCTCGGCGGTCACCGGCAATGTGCTGGGCCCGCTGATCGGCTACGAGGTGCTCAGCGCCTTCTTCCTCGAGGCCTCCTTCCTCGGCGTGCTGCTCTTCGGCTGGAAGCGGGTGCCGCCTTGGCTGCACTTCCTGTCGGCCATCATCGTCGCCGGCGGCACGGCGCTGTCGGGTTTCTGGATCCTGTCGGCCAATAGCTGGATGCAGTATCCGGTCGGGCACGAGGTCCGCGACGGTATCGTCTACCCCGTCGACTGGATGAAGATCGTCTTCAGCCCGACCTTTCCGCTGCGCTACGCGCACATGATGACGGCGGCCTATCTCACGACCGCCTTCGTGGTGCTGGCGACCGGCGCACGTCATCTGCTCGCTGGCCACCGCACCGAATCGGCCAGGACGATGGTGCGGATGGCAATCCTGATGATCGCGCTGACCGCACCGCTGCAGGCTGTCATCGGCGACTTCCACGGCAAGCAGACCGCGATCTACCAGCCGGCCAAGCTCGCTGCGATCGAGGCGCACTGGGATTCGTCCAAGCCCGGCGCGCTCGTCCTGTTCGCCTGGCCGGACGAGAAGGCCGAGCTCAACCGCTTCGAGATCGCGATCCCCGGCGTCGCCAGCCTGCTTACCCATGGCAGCATGGACGCCCTGTTCAAGAGCCTGAAGGACTTCCCGCGGGAGGACCGCCCGCCGGTGCTGGTCCCCTTCTTCGGCTTCCGGCTGATGGTCGGGCTCGGCACGCTGATGATCCTGTTCGGCTGGGTCGGAGCCTGGCTCTGGTGGCGCGGCCGCATCTTCGAGTCGCAGCGCTGGCTCTGGCTCGCCCAGTACACTTGGCCTGCCGGCTTCGTCGCCATTCTCGCCGGCTGGTTCGTCACCGAGGTCGGGCGCCAGCCCTGGGTCGCCACCGGCATCCTGCGCTCCAAGGATGCGGTCTCGCCGATCACCACCGCCGAGGTCGCGATCTCGCTGGCGCTGTTCGTCTTCGTCTACTGCGTCGTGTTCACCGCCGGCATCCTCCTGATCAACCGCCTGATCGCCAAGGGACCCGACGAGATCAGCCATGAGGACCCGCCCGAGCAGCCCTCGAAGCGGCCGCTGAAGGCAGCGCAGGCACCGGCCTCGGCGATCTTCGGCGACGGCCATCCCGGCGACGACAAGATCCAGCCGGCGAGCTGAGGAGAACCTAAGATGGAATGGTATCTCCCCGTGATCTGGGCCGGGCTGATCGGCACCGCCGTGATGCTCTATGTCGTGCTGGATGGTTTCGACCTCGGCATCGCCATCCTGTTCCCGACGACCGGGGACGAGGGCGAGCGCGACCAGATGATGAACTCGGTCGCGCCGTTCTGGGACGGCAACGAGACCTGGCTGGTGCTCGGCGGCGCCGGCCTCTGGGTCGCGTTCCCGCTGGCCTATTCCGTGATCATGCCGGCCTTGTATCTGCCGGTGACGCTGATGCTGCTGTCGCTGATCTTCCGCGGCGTCGCCTTCGAGTTCCGCTGGGTGGCAAAGCCGAAGCACCGGATCTGGGATCTGGCCTTCTGGCTCGGCTCCACGACCGCCGCCTTCTCCCAGGGCGTCATCCTCGGCGGGCTGATCCAGGGCATCAAGGTCGCCGACAGGCAGTTCGCCGGCGGCCCGTTCGACTGGCTGACACCCTTTACGCTGATGTGCGGCGCCGGCGTCGTCGTCGGCTATGCCCTGCTCGGCGCAACCTGGCTGGTCTTCAAGACGGAAGGGCCGGTGGCCGATCGCGCCCGCCGCCAGGCCAAGACGTTGCTGCTCTGCCTGCTCGCCTTCGCCGCGCTGGTCTCGCTCTGGACGCCCTACGCCCATCCGCGTATCGCCGAGCGCTGGTTCACGCCCTCGAACCTCCTGCTGCTCTGGCCGTTCCCGGTGCTGACCGCCTTCTGCGGCTACATGGCCTGGAAACGGCTCCACGGAGCGCATGAGTTCACGCCCTTCGCCTTCACCATCGCGATCTTCCTGCTCTGTTTCCTCGGGCTCGCGATTTCGAACTACCCGTATCTGGTGCCGCCGAGCCTGACGATCTGGGACACGGCGGCGGCGCCGTCCTCGCATGTCTTCGTGCTGATCGGCGTGACCTTCCTCCTGCCGATGATCCTGTTCTACACGGCCTTCGTGTACTGGACCTTCCGCGGCAAGGTGAAAGCCGATGCCGGGTATCATTGAGCACCTCTGCCGCGGGACTTGAGTTCCGCCGCCGCGTCGCGGACATTGGCGAGGCTGCAACAAGGGTTCGCGCATGCGTTGGGAAGATTATCGCCAGTCCGAGAATCTCGAGGACCGGCGTGGCGGTGGCGGCGGCGAATATGCCGGCCTGCCCGGCGGGCGCGGCGGCATCGGCATCGGCACCATGGTCGTGCTCGGCCTGCTCGGCTGGGCGCTCGGCATCGATCCGCGCCTGCTGATCGGCGGGGCCGAGTTGATCGGCGGCATCGGCGGGCGCAGTGCGCCGACGCAGGAGCAGCGCAAATCTGCCGGCCCGCCACAGGACGAGATGGGCCGCTTCGTCTCGGCCGTGCTGGCGCAGAACGAGGATGTCTGGAGCAAGGTCCTGCCGCAGCAGGCCAACCGCAAATACGTGCCACCGAAGCTGGTGCTGTTCAGCGGCGTCGACCGCTCCGGCTGCGGTACGGCACAGGCGGCGATGGGGCCGTTCTACTGCCCCAACGACCAGCGGGTCTATCTCGACCTCTCCTTCTTCCAGGAGATGCAGCGCAAGCTCGGCGGCGGCGGCGACTTCGCCTATGCCTATGTCGTCGGCCACGAGATCGGCCATCACATCCAGAACCTGCTCGGCATCCTGCCCAAGGTGAACGAGATGCGCCAACGGATCTCCGAGCGCGAATCGAACCAGCTTTCGGTGCGGGTCGAATTGCAGGCCGACTGCTTTGCCGGCGTCTGGGCCTACAACATCCAGGCGATGGACCGCATCCAGCCCGGCGACATCGACGAGGCGCTGCGCTCCGCCTCTGCGATCGGCGACGACAAGTTGCAGCAACAGGGCCGCGGCGTCGTCGTGCCGGATTCCTTCACGCATGGCTCGTCGGCACAGCGCACGCGCTGGTTCAACACCGGCTTCAAATCCGGCTCGATGCAGAGCTGCGACACCTTCCGCACCAACCAGCTCTGACGTTCCCTCGTCATTACGAGCGTCAGCGAAGCAATCCAGGAACGGCAGAGTTCTACATCCCCCTGGATTGCTTCGTCGCTGCGCTCCTCGCAATGACGGTCGCGTTCAGAGCTCGGCGCGCTCGCGACGCACGGTGAGCCGGCGCGGCGCACGCGCCAATCGGCCGGACAGGATCTGCGTCTTCGGCGCCAGGAGCCCTGCCCTGACATGGCGTGAACGCAACGAGACGGCGCCCCATTCGCGCAACCTCGCGGCCATGCCGCGCAGTGGCATCAAGGCCGGCCGCATCGCCATCGTCAGCAAATGCCGCTCGATGCTCGGTGTCCATTGCGGCTCGGGCAGGTCGCCGGCTTCGAGCAGGATCACCCAGTCGCCGCGCGCCTGTGCGACCCCGCTGGACCAAGCCTCGCCATTCTTGGCCAGATTCTTGGCCCTGACATAGCTGGCGCCGGTCTCGTCGGCGAGACGTTCGATCGCTGCGTCATCCGCCTCGTCGATCACCACGGCATGGCCGATCACGCCCTGCGCGACCGCCGGAATCAGCACGGACAAGGTCGCTGCGAGCGCTTCGACGTCGCGATTGGCCCGGATGACGGCGGTGATCATGGGCGGTCAGCTTATGACGCAGTGCAACATGTCGCAATCCTGTCACTTGCATTTTGTTCCTGCTATGTTCACATTCCTTGGTCTCGGATCAACCGATTCCGCCGGGAGACGAAGCCATGCTGCAGGCCAGACCCTCAGCCAGGACGCAACCGCTCAAGCGTCGCGACAGCGAGCCGGGAAGCGTCTCGGCGCCGTTGCGCACCCTGCCGGTCGATCCGCTCGCCTATGTCGGCAGCCAGATCGACCCAGAGCGACGGCGCGGACGCGGCGCAACGATCAATCCCGGCGGCCGCTATGAGGCCGAGCAACGCATCAGCGAAGATGACGGCTGGGGCTCGCTCGGCGAGCTGCCCCCGTTCAAGACCGAGGTCTCGGTCGAGAAGCCGCGGACCATCATCACCAGGAACGACTCTCCGGATATTTCCTTCGACCGCTCGATCAACCCCTATCGCGGCTGCGAGCATGGCTGCGTCTACTGCTTCGCGCGGCCGAGCCATGCCTATCTCGGCCTCTCGCCCGGGCTCGACTTCGAGAGCAAGCTGACCGCCAAGCCCGATGCGGCGCTGCTTCTTGAGAAGGAGCTGTCATCGCCAAGCTACCAGCCCCGTACGATGGCGATCGGCACCAATACCGACGCCTACCAGCCGATCGAGAAGAAGCTCAGAATCATGCGCGGGATCCTGGAGGTGCTCTCGAAATTCAACCACCCGGTCGGCATCGTCACCAAATCGGCGCTGGTCCAGCGCGACATCGATATCCTCGCGCCGATGGCGGCAAAGGGGCTGGTCAAGGTCGCGCTCTCGGTGACAACGCTCGATCCCAAGCTCGCCCGCAACATGGAGCCGCGCGCTGCGTCGCCCGCCAAGCGGATCGAGACGATCCGCAAGCTCTCGGAAGCCGGCATTCCGGTGACGGTGCTGGTCGCGCCGATCGTGCCGGCGATCAACGAGCACGAGATCGAGCGCATCCTCGACGCCGCCAAGGCTGCGGGTGCGCGCGAGGCCGGCTATGTGCTGCTGCGCTTGCCGCTCGAGGTGAAGGACATCGTGCAGGACTGGCTGGTGACGCATCACCCCGACAAGATGCGCCATGTCGTCTCGCTGATCCGCTCGACCCGCGGCGGCAAGGACTATGACGCCGCCTGGGGCCAGCGTCAGGTCGGCTCCGGCCCCTATGCCTGGATGATCGGCCGGCGCTTCGAGATGGCGGCCGAGCGGCTCGGCTTCAACAGCGCGCGGCTGCGCCTGCGCACCGACCTCTTCGTCAAGCCGGAGAAGGAGAAGGCGCAGCTCAGTTTGTTCTGACCACTGCCTGCTCTACACGCAGCCCTCATCTTGAGGAGCGCCGCAGGCGCGTCTCGAAGGATGCTTCCAGCGCGCTCTGGATCATCCCTCGAGACGGCCGCTACGCGGCCTCCTCAGGATGAGGACTGTGGATGCGGCATTCGGGTCGGCAGACCTTCGCGCCATGATCTGGCATAGC is drawn from Bosea sp. Tri-49 and contains these coding sequences:
- a CDS encoding ACT domain-containing protein, whose amino-acid sequence is MLGVTAPTSVKITLKALAGDYAIARLQNDAPIPPWADGDGFVSISRTDDELSIVCLRERVPDGTQIDAGWTCFKFQGPFAFGQAGIVLSVVQPLSTNGMGIFVVSTFDGDHLLVKEADAEKARSTLLRAGHSLV
- a CDS encoding cytochrome ubiquinol oxidase subunit I, giving the protein MEIDAFLLSRIQFAFTISFHIVFPAFTIGLSAYIATLLGLWLKTGDQKFHLLARFWTKIFAVSFAMGVVSGIVLSYQFGTNWSRFSAVTGNVLGPLIGYEVLSAFFLEASFLGVLLFGWKRVPPWLHFLSAIIVAGGTALSGFWILSANSWMQYPVGHEVRDGIVYPVDWMKIVFSPTFPLRYAHMMTAAYLTTAFVVLATGARHLLAGHRTESARTMVRMAILMIALTAPLQAVIGDFHGKQTAIYQPAKLAAIEAHWDSSKPGALVLFAWPDEKAELNRFEIAIPGVASLLTHGSMDALFKSLKDFPREDRPPVLVPFFGFRLMVGLGTLMILFGWVGAWLWWRGRIFESQRWLWLAQYTWPAGFVAILAGWFVTEVGRQPWVATGILRSKDAVSPITTAEVAISLALFVFVYCVVFTAGILLINRLIAKGPDEISHEDPPEQPSKRPLKAAQAPASAIFGDGHPGDDKIQPAS
- the ypfJ gene encoding KPN_02809 family neutral zinc metallopeptidase; this encodes MRWEDYRQSENLEDRRGGGGGEYAGLPGGRGGIGIGTMVVLGLLGWALGIDPRLLIGGAELIGGIGGRSAPTQEQRKSAGPPQDEMGRFVSAVLAQNEDVWSKVLPQQANRKYVPPKLVLFSGVDRSGCGTAQAAMGPFYCPNDQRVYLDLSFFQEMQRKLGGGGDFAYAYVVGHEIGHHIQNLLGILPKVNEMRQRISERESNQLSVRVELQADCFAGVWAYNIQAMDRIQPGDIDEALRSASAIGDDKLQQQGRGVVVPDSFTHGSSAQRTRWFNTGFKSGSMQSCDTFRTNQL
- a CDS encoding PA0069 family radical SAM protein, whose amino-acid sequence is MLQARPSARTQPLKRRDSEPGSVSAPLRTLPVDPLAYVGSQIDPERRRGRGATINPGGRYEAEQRISEDDGWGSLGELPPFKTEVSVEKPRTIITRNDSPDISFDRSINPYRGCEHGCVYCFARPSHAYLGLSPGLDFESKLTAKPDAALLLEKELSSPSYQPRTMAIGTNTDAYQPIEKKLRIMRGILEVLSKFNHPVGIVTKSALVQRDIDILAPMAAKGLVKVALSVTTLDPKLARNMEPRAASPAKRIETIRKLSEAGIPVTVLVAPIVPAINEHEIERILDAAKAAGAREAGYVLLRLPLEVKDIVQDWLVTHHPDKMRHVVSLIRSTRGGKDYDAAWGQRQVGSGPYAWMIGRRFEMAAERLGFNSARLRLRTDLFVKPEKEKAQLSLF
- the cydB gene encoding cytochrome d ubiquinol oxidase subunit II, translated to MEWYLPVIWAGLIGTAVMLYVVLDGFDLGIAILFPTTGDEGERDQMMNSVAPFWDGNETWLVLGGAGLWVAFPLAYSVIMPALYLPVTLMLLSLIFRGVAFEFRWVAKPKHRIWDLAFWLGSTTAAFSQGVILGGLIQGIKVADRQFAGGPFDWLTPFTLMCGAGVVVGYALLGATWLVFKTEGPVADRARRQAKTLLLCLLAFAALVSLWTPYAHPRIAERWFTPSNLLLLWPFPVLTAFCGYMAWKRLHGAHEFTPFAFTIAIFLLCFLGLAISNYPYLVPPSLTIWDTAAAPSSHVFVLIGVTFLLPMILFYTAFVYWTFRGKVKADAGYH